The genomic window TTACAAACTTCTTCTGTTTTAAATGATGCTCAAAAAGAGCAATTAAGAGAAGAATTCAGCGATAAATTAATTGTAGAATTAACAAAAGAGGCAGAGAAAATTCCAGTTTCAGAAAGTCTTCCAATTGCTCTAGACTGGATCAACGGACGTAGAACTCCAGATGCAAATCAGGAAGTAAAAAGCGCGATTTCGAACCTTTCTTTAGGAACAAAAGCGCCTCATATTTTCAAAGCTTTAGTAAACGCAATCTGTTTTGGGGCGAAGAAAATTGTAGACCGTTTTGAAGAAGAAGGTGTAAAAATCGACAGCGTTATCGGAATTGGTGGTGTTGCTCGTAAATCGCCTTTCATTATGCAGACTTTGGCTAACGTTTTAAACAAGCCAATAAAAGTGGCAGCTTCAGACCAAACTCCTGCTTTAGGTGCGGCTATTTATGCAGCCGTTGCAGCCGGAATTTATCCAAACATAATCGAAGCAAGCCAGAAAATCGGAAGTGATTTTGATGGGGGATATTTCCCTCAGACAGATAAAGTAGAAGCGTATCATAAACTGCTTTTAGGATACGAAAAATTAAGTGCTTTTGCAGATCCAACTATTAAAATTTCTCAAAATGAGTTCTCAGTATAAAGATTTAAAACAAGAATGTTATGAAGCCAATATGCAGTTAAATGCATTGAATTTGGTTGTTTATACTTTCGGAAATGTGAGCGCTGTTGACAGAAAAAATGGTGTTTTTGCCATTAAGCCAAGCGGTGTTCCTTATGAAGATTTAAAACCTGAAGATATTGTTATTGTCGATTTTGATAATAATGTTATCGAGGGAACCATGCGTCCGTCATCAGACACAAAAACGCATGCATATTTATACAAACACTGGCCAAATATTGGAGGAGTTGCACATACGCACGCAACATATTCTGTGGCTTGGGCGCAATCTCAATTGGATATTCCAATTTTCGGAACAACGCATGCCGATCACTTAACGGCTGATATTCCGTGTGCGCCCCCGATGGCAGATCATTTAATTGAAGGAAACTATGAGCACAATACCGGAATTCAGATTTTAGATTGCTTCAAAGAAAAAAATCTTTCATACGAAGAAGTAGAAATGATTCTAATTGGAAATCACGGTCCATTTGCATGGGGAAAAAATGCTGCAAAAGCGGTTTACAACAGTAAAGTTTTAGAAGTTGTAGCAGAAATGGCCTACCTGACTTTACAAATAAACCCAAATGCACCAAGATTAAAAGATTCATTAATAAAAAAACATTACAACCGTAAACACGGAAAAGATTCGTATTACGGACAGTAGGAGTTTTGTTTCAGGTTTCAGGTTTTTTTTGTTTCAAGTTGTTGGAACGTGAAACCTGAAACTTGAAACAAACAAAAACAAAACAATAATATAACAATTCGAGTTTTCAGATTCCAACAACTTGAAACCTGAAACTTGAAACAAAATAAAAAAAAAATGATTGATATATCTCAAAAAGAAGTATGGTTTGTAGTAGGAAGCCAGGAATTATATGGTGAAGAAACGCTTAGAAAAGTAGCAGAACATTCACAGATTATTGCAAAAGGATTAGATTCTTCATCTTCAATTCCGGTAAAAGTAGTTTACAAAGATGTGGTAAAATCTCCTTCGCAGATTTTAGATGTGTGTTTGGCAGCAAACTCAGCTAAAAACTGTATCGGAATTATCGCTTGGATGCATACTTTCTCTCCAGCAAAAATGTGGATTGGCGGATTAAATATCCTTAAAAAACCATTATGCCATTTACATACACAATATAATGCTGAAATTCCGTGGGGATCAATCGACATGGATTTCATGAACCTGAATCAATCGGCTCACGGAGATCGTGAATTTGGTTTCATCATGTCTAGATTACGTAAAAAACGTAAAGTAGTTGTAGGTCACTGGGAAGATCAAAGAGTCCAAAAACAATTAGGAATCTGGTCTAGAGTTGTTTTAGGATGGGATGAACTTCAAAACCTAAAAGTAGCTCGTATTGGAGATAATATGCGTGAAGTTGCCGTAACAGAAGGTGATAAAGTTGAAGCTCAAATTCGTTTCGGAATGTCTGTAAACGGATACGATTCTTCAGATGTTACCAAACATATTGAAAAAGTAACAGACAAACAATTAGCTGATTTATTAGCGGTTTATGAGTCTTCTTATAACTTAACTGATTCTTTAAAAGAAGGCGGAGCGCAAAGAAGTTCATTAGTAGAAGCAGCAAAAATCGAATTAGGACTAAGAGCTTTCCTTGAAGAAGGAGGATTCGGCGCTTTCACAGATACATTCGAAAACCTTGGAGTTTGGAAACAATTACCAGGAATTGCAACACAAAGATTAATGGCCGATGGTTATGGTTTTGGTGGAGAAGGAGACTGGAAAACTGCTGCAATGGTAAGAGCTTTAAAAGTAATGTGTGTTGGTTTAGAAGGCGGAACTTCTTTTATGGAAGATTACACATATCATTTCACACCACAAAAATCTTATGTTTTAGGTTCTCACATGTTGGAAATCTGTCCATCAATCGCTGACGGAAAACCTTCTTGCGAAGTTCATCCGTTAGGAATTGGAGGAAAAGAAGACCCGGCTCGTTTGGTATTCAATTCGCCTGCAGGAGATGCAATCAATGTTTCTTTGGTGGATATGGGAACTCGTTTCCGTTTAATCGTTAATGAAGTAGAAGCAGTAAAACCAATGGCTGAATTGCCAAAATTACCAGTTGCACGTGTTCTTTGGGATTGTAAACCAAATTTAGAAGTTGCGGCAACAGCATGGATTTTGGCTGGTGGAGCGCACCACACGGTTTACAGCCAATCAATTACAACAGAATATATGGAAGATTTTGCAGACATCGCTGGAATCGAATTATTGGTTATTGACGAAAAAACAACTGTAAGAGAATTCAAAGATAAGATCAACGCCAACGAAGCATATTTCCATTTGTTTCAACACGGACTTTAAATAAAGATGCTAAGATTCTGAGGTGCTAAGGTTCTAAGTTTTTTGTACTTTTAACTTTTAACATCTAACATTTTACTTTTTTTACAAACCAAAAAAAAATATCATTTATGAATGTATTAAAACGATCTCTTTTCATATTAAGCCTTCTTGGAACTGCTATAGTTTTAGTTCAGTGTAAAAACGATAAAAAAGCTGATACAGAAAAAGTTGCGGCTGATGAAAAAGCTTTAGTAACAATTGACAAATCAGAATACGGAACTACTGCTAAAGGTGAAAAAGTAGAGAGCTATAAACTGAAAAACCAAAACGGGATGGAAGTTGACATCATCACTTTTGGTGGAAGAATTACAGATTTGAAAGTACCAAATAAAGAAGGCGTTTCAGAAAATGTTGTAATTGGTTTTAACTCTTTAGCACAATACGAAAAAGAGAATCCGTTTTTTGGAGCTTTAATTGGAAGATATGGAAACCGAATTGCAAAAGGTAAATTTTCATTAGACGGAAAAGAGTATCAATTAGCGATTAACAATGCACCAAATGCTTTACACGGTGGTCCGCAAGGATTCTTTAACGTAGTTTGGAAAGCTGATGAGGTTAAATCTGGTGAGACAGCGTCTTTAAAATTATCTTATGTAAGTAAAGATCTAGAAGAAGGTTATCCAGGAAATCTGAAAGTTTTTGTGACTTATACATTGACAAATGATAATCAGTTAGAAGTTTTATACGAGGCAACTACAGACAAAAAAACAGTTGTTAACTTGACACAGCATTCTTATTTTAATTTATCTGGAGATTTTACCAAAACTATCTTAGATCACGAATTGACATTAAATGCAGATAAATTAGTTCCAGTTGATGCTGATTTAATTCCGACAGGAAAATTAGAAGATGTTGCTGGTACACCTTTCGATTTCAGAACGCCAAAATTAATTGGAAAAGACATCAATGCTAAAAATGATCAATTAGAAAAAGGAAAAGGTTATGATCACTGCTGGGTATTGAACAATCCTGAAAAAGGAAAAACAATTATTGCAAAAGTATACCACGCAGCAAGCGGAAGAGTTATGGAAATGACAACAGACGAACCTGGAATTCAGTTCTATTCTGGAAATTTCCTTGATGGAACTTTGCCAATGCCAAACGGAGGAACTTTTGCACACAGAACAGGACTTTGTTTAGAAACTGAACATTATCCAGATTCTCCAAACCAGAAAAATTTCCCAACAACAGTTTTAAATCCAGGAGAAAATTATAAAACGAAAACGACTTTTAAGTTTTCAGTTAAAAAATAGTTTTAGAATCTGTTTATTAATTTAGTAATTTTCTAAAAACCTCGAAAGTTTGTGCTTTCGAGGTTTTTTGTTTGTAAATATTAGAGTGAATATTTTCAATAAGTATTTTGTTAAATTTTTAGAATCTTTCTTACATTTGAGAAATAACTATCCTAAAAAAAACTTACTTATGAAGAAACTAGTCAAATTGCTAATGGCCGTATTAGCTTATTCTGTATGTGTAATAGCAAACGCTCAGGTTCAGATGAATTTTAAATTTGATACGCCTTATGGTAAAAATTCTGCTGTTGGAAAATTTGTTGAACTCAATGGAGCTAAAATCTATTATGAAGAATACGGAAAAGGCGAACCTTTGTTATTGATTCATGGAAACGGAGGTAGTATTGAATCAATGGGAAATCAAATTGATTATTTTAAAAGTAAATATAGAGTTATTGCTGCTGATAGTAGAGGACAAGGCAAGTCGGAGCTGAAAACGGATTCTCTTACCTATGTGCAAATCACAAAAGATATGGAAGGATTGGTTAATCACTTAAAATTAGATTCGATAAGTGTTATTGGTTGGAGCGACGGAGGAATTGTTGGGTTGCAAATGGGGATTTCAGGAAAATCAAAAATAAAGAAAATTGTAGCGATGGGAGCCAATTTACAACCTGATTCTACGGCTATTTATTCGTGGGCAACAAAAGATGTTCAGAACTTGAAAAAAATGATTGCTTCAAAAATTAAAGAAAAAGACACTAGTGAGAATTGGAATCTGACGAAACAACTTTGTGGGCTTTTAACAGATCAGCCAAGTATTGCAACAAAAGATTTATCAAAGATTAAAGCAAAAGTGCTTGTAATAGCTGGAGATAGAGATGTAATCCGAAATGAGCATACGGTTGAAATTTTCGAAAATATACCTAAAGCACAGTTATGCATTATGCCTGGAGAGACTCATTTTGCGCCAGCTTCAAGTCCGGAATTGTTTAATGCATTAGCAAATAAATTTTTATCAGAACCTTTTAAAAGACCAGATTCAGATTGGACGAAATGGGGTAAATAAAATTAGATCAAGAGAATTGTGTTATTTTAGCCATGAATTTCAACTTCACGCAATTCGTGGCTAAAAAACAAACAAATGACTTTCAAGCACCTATTCAAAACAGAAGCAAACTGGACTGCCAAACAAAACCCAGCAGATTCTTACAAAAGATTTTATAGTAAAAGCCATCAAATTAAAATTGAAGGAAAACCAGTTTTAGACGTTTCGGCAGCAAAAGCTTTCAAAGGAGATCCAGAATTATACAATCCCGAAGATTTACTGTTGAGCAGTTTAGTTTCCTGCCATATGATGTCGTATTTATATGTCTGTTCCCAAAACGGAATAGAAGTTCTCGAATATTCAGATAATGCAGAAGCAACTTTAGAAGTAAATCCAGACGGAAGTGGACGCTTTGTTGAAGCAAGATTATATCCGAAAGTAAAAATTTCAAATCCAGATAAAATAGAATTGGCTCTAGAACTGCATCAGAAAGCAAATCAATTGTGTTTTATTGCTAATTCTTGCAATTTTTCAATTTTGCATCATGCAGTTTGTGAAGCAGTATAAATAAAAAAAACCTCTTCCGTTAAGAAGAGGTTTTTATGTACCCGGAGCCGGAGTCGAACCGGCACGGTTTCCCACAGGTGTTTGAGACCAGCGCGTCTACCAATTCCGCCATCCGGGCGTAGCAGACGAAAAAATAAATGATAAATCAGTTATTTTAACGCAATAGAATGAAGTCATAAATGGCGTCATTCCTTTAACACGGTGCAAATGTAAAAAATAATTTTAAACGAACTACTAAAAATACTTAAATTTTTGCTTTCAGTGTTCAATAAATTTTATAAATTTGCAGCTCGTTAAAACGAAGCACACACAACTAACTACATCCGAGACATTTATAGGCATTCCGCTTTATTGAAATATAAAGTTGAATTTTTTAAAAGTAACGGAATAAAACAACAAATTACAATGTCGCACCTAGAACCAGAAGCTAAAATTTTTGCTTGTTCACAAAGTGTTTATCTTGCAGAAAAAATTGCAAAAGATTACGGGATTCCGTTAGGAAAAGTAACGATGTCAACGTATAGTGACGGAGAATTTCAACCGTCTTACGAAGAATCAATAAGAGGTTTGCGAGTATTTATCGTATGTTCAACTTTTCCAAGTGCAGATAATCTGATGGAATTGTTGTTAATGATTGATGCAGCAAAACGTGCGTCAGCAAGACATATTACAGCTGTTATGCCTTATTTTGGTTGGGCAAGACAAGATAGAAAAGACAAACCAAGAGTTCCAATTGGAGCTAAATTAGTAGCAAACCTACTAACAGCTGCAGGAGCAACAAGAATCATGACTATGGATTTGCACGCAGACCAGATTCAAGGATTCTTTGAAAAACCAGTAGATCATTTATTTGCATCTACGATCTTTTTACCATACGTAGAAAGTTTAAATTTAGAAAATCTGACAATTGCATCTCCAGATATGGGAGGTTCAAAAAGAGCATATGCTTACTCTAAGTTTCTAGAATCAGACGTAGTAATCTGTTACAAACAAAGAAAAGCAGCCAACGTTATCGACACTATGGAACTAATTGGTGAAGTAAAAGGACGTAACGTAATCTTAGTAGACGACATGATCGATACAGGAGGGACTTTAGCGAAAGCGGCAGACCTTATGATCGAAAAAGGAGCGCTAAGTGTAAGAGCAATTTGTACGCACGCTATTTTATCAGGCGGAGCATACGAGAAAATTGAAAACTCGAAACTAACAGAATTAATCGTAACAGATTCTATTCCGTTAAAGAGAGAATCAAAGAAAATAAAAGTGGTAAGCTGCGCGCCTTTATTTGCTGAGGTAATGCAAATGGTTCACCACAACAATTCCATTAGTGGAAAATTTATTATGTAAAAGCAGTAAGCTTTAGGCTATAAGCCGTAAGCTATTCGCAATTACAAAAAAGCCTAAAGCATATTGCTTAAAGCTTACAGCAAAATAGAATATTTATTTAATAACTATATTTTTTTACAATGAAATCGATTACAATTAAAGGATCAGAAAGAGAAAGCGTGGGCAAAGTGTCAACTAAAGCCTTACGTAATGCTGGACAGGTACCTTGCGTTTTATACGGAGGAAACCAAGCAGTACACTTCTCAGCAGACGTAACTGCATTCAAAAACTTGGTTTACACTCCAAACGCTCACACTGTTGTGATCGAACTTGGAAAAGGAAAATCATTCAATGCAATTTTGCAAGATATCCAAGTTCACCCAGTATCTGACAAAATTTTACACATTGACTTCTTCCAATTATTTGATGATAAAGAAATCACAATGGAAGTTCCTGTGAAAATCGTTGGTACATCTAAAGGTGTTCTTGCGGGAGGTGTTTTACGTTTGAACCAACGTAAATTAAAAGTTAAAGCTTTACCAGCAAATCTTCCTGATTTCGTTGAAGCTGACATCACTCCACTTGAAATGGGTAACAAATTATACGTTACTAAAGTTGGAAAACCAGAGTACAAAATTATGCACCCAGACAACACTGTTGTTTGTCAAGTGAGAATCTCTCGTGCTGCTATGAAAGCTGCTCAAGAGGCTGCAAAAGCTGCAAAAGCTCCTGCAAAAGGAAAGAAAAAATAATTTTTTTAACTCAATACAGAAAGCCTCAATCTTACGATTGGGGCTTTTTTTTTAAGCTTCTAAGTTTCTAAGGTGCTGAGATGCTAAGTTTTTTTTTTAAGAAATTCTCTAATTGTCACATTCTCAAATTTTCTAATTATTTTTTAGGAGCAGCAACTTTCCGTTTTCATAAGACGTGACGTTCCTGCCATCCGCTATATCTTTTCATCCGCTAAAAAGCGGATAAAAAGGATGCCGCTCCTGTCAGGGCTAGCGAGAAAATATCTTTTTCATAAGGTTCTAAGTTGCTAAGAGTCTGAGATACTAAGTTTTTTCATAGTTGTCAGACCGAACGAAGTCGAAGTCTTTGTGTTCTTTGCAAATCTCAGTAAAAGCTATTTCTTAGCGTTCTTAGCGCAAAACCCTTGCGATCTTTGCGGTTAAATCACAATCAGCAAGTAATTATCTAATTGTCGCATTCTCAAATTATCTAATTATCCAATTGCCACATTCTCTAATTAATCTTACTTTTGCAATCATGATAAAATGGATAACAAAACTGTTTTCATCACCATCAAAAGAAGAGAACATAGAAGACAATATGAAAAAATATTTAATCGTAGGATTAGGAAATATCGGGGCTGAATACGTAAACACTAGACACAATATCGGATTTAAAGTTCTAGATTTTTTCGCTAAAAAAGAAGGACTTTCATTTGAAACCGTAAAACTAGGTTCATTGGCTGAATATAAGTTTAAAGGAAGAACTTTTTTTCTTTTAAAACCAAACACTTACATGAATTTGAGCGGTAAAGCAGTAAAATATTGGATGGATAAAGAAAACATTCCGCTAGAAAATATTTTAGTCATTACAGACGATTTAAATCTTTCTTTCGGAACAATCCGAATCAAGCCAAAAGGAAGCGATGGAGGGCACAATGGTTTAAAAAACATTAATTTAGTTTTAAATACTCAAAATTATACGCGCTACAGATTTGGTATCAGCGACCAGTTTAAAAAAGGACAGCAGGTAGATTATGTTTTGGGAGAATGGACTCCTGAAGAAGAAGCAAAACTTCCAGAACGACTAGAAACTTCAGCAGAAATTATTAGAACTTTTGGAACAGCTGGTTTAGAAAATACCATGACAACATTTAATGGAAAATAAAGATTTTCAGGTGTTTATGTTGTAAAAATGTAAATTATCAATGAATTTAATTCAATTATAACGAAATAGTATTTTCAATTCCAAAGTTAAATGTCTAAATTTGGAATAAATTATTATAAACCATAAAAATCATAATACCATGGCTTTTGAATTACCACAATTACCTTATGCATACGATGCATTAGAACCACATATCGATGCACGTACAATGGAAATCCATCATACAAAGCACCACAACGCTTATACTACAAATCTTAACGCAGCTATCGCTGGAACAGATTTAGAAGGAAAAACTATCGAGAATATCTTAATTAACTTAGATAAATCTAACGCAGCAGTTCGTAACAATGGTGGAGGTTTTTACAACCACAATTTATTCTGGACTGTAATGTCTCCAAATGGAGGAGGATTGCCAACAGGAGATTTATTAGCTGCAATTGAGTCTTCTTTTGGATCATTTGAAGAATTTAAAGCAAAATTTGCTAAAGCTGGTGCTACACAATTTGGTTCTGGATGGGCTTGGTTAACAGTTCAAAAAGGAGGAAAATTAGAAGTTGTGGGTACTCCAAATCAAGATAACCCATTAATGCCAGAAGTTGCTGGTCACGGTGGAACTCCAATCTTAGGAATGGATGTTTGGGAGCACGCTTACTACTTAAACTACCAAAACAGAAGACCAGATTATATTGAAGCTTTCTTCAGTGTAATTAACTGGACAGAAGTAGCTAGAAGATTTGCTTTAGATAAATAAGAGAATAGAGTAAAGAATAAAGATAAAAGGCGAGCACATAGTGTTCGCCTTTTTTTATTTGTTTTTTTTGTCTTTCCTCTTTGTTCTATTTTCTTCCCTCTTAAAAAAAAGAAAAATAAAAAAGGTGGAAGAACTTCCACCTTTTTTGCCCCAAATCTACCATAAACTTAACCTACTAATGTTATGGTCCTGTAAAGGTATGGCAGATATTTTTTTGATGGAAACTTATCAGATAAAAAGCAACTATATCCGATTAAAAGCTTGTATGGCCTATTTTAAAATATTTCTAGATTTCATTTCAGTAAAAAAGGCGGAATTTCTTCCGCCTTTTTTGCCCCAAATCTACCATAAACTAACCTACTAATGTTATGGTTCAGTAAAGGTATGGCAGTTATTTTTATAATGGAAAATTTTTAGATGAAAAGCAATTATACTCGATGAAAAGCGATTAATTGGCTGTTTTTCAGTTTGTTGCGATTTGAAATAAAAAAGACGGAAGAAGATCCGCCTTTTTTGCCCCAAATCTACCATATACTAACCTGCTAATGTTATGGTATAGTAAATGTATGGCAGTTATTTTTGAGAGTAAAAAAATTTAGATGAAAGGTAAGTAAATCCGATGAAGAGATATAATCGGCTGTTTATAAATGGGTTGAATTTATTCCAATAAAAAAGGCAGAATTGCTTCTGCCCTTTTTGCCCCAAATCTACCATAAACTTAACCTACTAATGTTATGGTATTCCAAAAGTATCATAGCTTTTCAATTTCACCAAAGAAATAGGATGAACGGCAAAAAAAACCGATGAAATGCACTATTTAACCTTTTATTAGTATTTTATTAATACGCTCGAGCGTCTTTTCCTTCATAAAAATTCATGAAAGCACGATTTACAACTCTGTTTCCACCTGGAGTTGGGTAATCTCCTGTGAAATACCAGTCGCCTAAATTTTTAGGACATGCTTTGTGTAAATCGTCTACTTTCTGGAAGATGATTTTTACTTCTGCATTGATTTCTGGCGAGCTTAACATTTCTGCAATTTTATCTGAAATCTCTTCGTCTGTAAATTGATCGTATATTGCTGTGACATAGTTAACAACGTCTTTGTCTGCAAAATTTTCTTGTGCCTTACATTTAGCATAAACTTCGTCTACAATATGGTACAAGTTTCTTTCTTTTAGTAAAGCAAGTGCAGCTCTAAAAGCAACTAAGCCTTCTAGTTTGGCCATATCGATTCCGTAACAGTCTGGATAACGAATTTGAGGTGCAGATGAAACAATTACGATACGTTTTGGTTTCAAACGATCCATCATTTTAATGATGCTCATTTTCAATGTAGTACCACGAACAATACTATCGTCAATAATAACTAAATTGTCTTCTGGTTTAATTACACCATAAGTAACATCGTAAACGTGAGCCACTAAATCGTCACGGCTGCTGTCTTCGGTAATAAACGTTCTAAGTTTAGCATCTTTAATTGCTACTTTTTCTGTACGTATTTTCACAGCTAAAAGTTCCTGAAGCGTTTCAGCAGTTAATGTATTTCGGTTTTCTAAAATATAATTGTTTTTTCTCTGATTTAAGAAATCTTGAGCAGCTTCGACTAAACCATAAAATGATGTTTCGGCTGTATTTGGAATATAAGAGAAAACTGTGTTATCTGTATCACTGTCAATCGCTTTAAGAACAGCAGGTAAAATTAATTTACCTAAATCTTTACGTTCTTGGTAGATTTCGGCATCACTTCCTCTTGAGAAATAGATTCTTTCGAATGAACAAGCTTTTTTAACGGTTGGCTCCAAAATCTGATTCATAGAAACATTTCCGTTTTTCTTGATTATCAAAGCGTGACCTGGGTCGATTTCCTGAACACTTTCAAAAGGTACATTAAATACAGTTTGAATAACTGGTCTTTCAGAAGCTACAACGACAACTTCGTCATCTTGATAAAAATAAGCTGGACGAATTCCGGCTGGATCTCTAAAAACAAATGCATCACCATGACCTAATAAACCTGCCATAGCGTAACCTCCGTCTAAATTTTTAGCTGAACGAGCTAATATTTTAGCAATATCCAAACGCTCTGCAATTACTGGAGAAGCCTCTCTTTTTGAATATCCTTCAGCTTTGCAGTCTTGATATAATTGCATTACTTCTTTGTCTAAGAAGTGGCCAATTTTTTCCATTACTGTAACAGTATCAGCCATTTCTTTTGGATGCTGTCCTAATTCAACCAAGTTTTCGAAAAGTTCTTTAACATTAGTCATGTTAAAGTTTCCTGCCAAAATCAAGTTACGGTGCATCCAGTTACTTTGACGTAAAAATGGGTGAACACTTTCGATGCTGTTTTTTCCGAAAGTTCCATAACGAACGTGGCCTAAAAACAATTCTCCTACATAAGGAATATTTGCTTTTAGCTCTTTCATGTCATCTCCAAGTTCTGGATGCGCTTTTAGTTCTTCACTAACGCGCTCATTGATTTGTTTGAAAACATCTTGGATAGGTTGTGAATGATTCGAACGAACTCTGCTGATATAGCGTTGTCCAGGTTCTACATCAAATTTAATGCTTGCAAAACCAGCTCCGTCTTGTCCGCGGTTATGCTGTTTTTCCATCATTAGATACATCTTCTGGATTCCGTAGAACGCAGTTCCGTATTTTTCTTTATAATATTCAAGCGGTTTTAGTAGT from Flavobacterium sp. KACC 22763 includes these protein-coding regions:
- the araA gene encoding L-arabinose isomerase, encoding MIDISQKEVWFVVGSQELYGEETLRKVAEHSQIIAKGLDSSSSIPVKVVYKDVVKSPSQILDVCLAANSAKNCIGIIAWMHTFSPAKMWIGGLNILKKPLCHLHTQYNAEIPWGSIDMDFMNLNQSAHGDREFGFIMSRLRKKRKVVVGHWEDQRVQKQLGIWSRVVLGWDELQNLKVARIGDNMREVAVTEGDKVEAQIRFGMSVNGYDSSDVTKHIEKVTDKQLADLLAVYESSYNLTDSLKEGGAQRSSLVEAAKIELGLRAFLEEGGFGAFTDTFENLGVWKQLPGIATQRLMADGYGFGGEGDWKTAAMVRALKVMCVGLEGGTSFMEDYTYHFTPQKSYVLGSHMLEICPSIADGKPSCEVHPLGIGGKEDPARLVFNSPAGDAINVSLVDMGTRFRLIVNEVEAVKPMAELPKLPVARVLWDCKPNLEVAATAWILAGGAHHTVYSQSITTEYMEDFADIAGIELLVIDEKTTVREFKDKINANEAYFHLFQHGL
- a CDS encoding superoxide dismutase, which translates into the protein MAFELPQLPYAYDALEPHIDARTMEIHHTKHHNAYTTNLNAAIAGTDLEGKTIENILINLDKSNAAVRNNGGGFYNHNLFWTVMSPNGGGLPTGDLLAAIESSFGSFEEFKAKFAKAGATQFGSGWAWLTVQKGGKLEVVGTPNQDNPLMPEVAGHGGTPILGMDVWEHAYYLNYQNRRPDYIEAFFSVINWTEVARRFALDK
- a CDS encoding ribose-phosphate pyrophosphokinase, which produces MSHLEPEAKIFACSQSVYLAEKIAKDYGIPLGKVTMSTYSDGEFQPSYEESIRGLRVFIVCSTFPSADNLMELLLMIDAAKRASARHITAVMPYFGWARQDRKDKPRVPIGAKLVANLLTAAGATRIMTMDLHADQIQGFFEKPVDHLFASTIFLPYVESLNLENLTIASPDMGGSKRAYAYSKFLESDVVICYKQRKAANVIDTMELIGEVKGRNVILVDDMIDTGGTLAKAADLMIEKGALSVRAICTHAILSGGAYEKIENSKLTELIVTDSIPLKRESKKIKVVSCAPLFAEVMQMVHHNNSISGKFIM
- a CDS encoding alpha/beta fold hydrolase, coding for MKKLVKLLMAVLAYSVCVIANAQVQMNFKFDTPYGKNSAVGKFVELNGAKIYYEEYGKGEPLLLIHGNGGSIESMGNQIDYFKSKYRVIAADSRGQGKSELKTDSLTYVQITKDMEGLVNHLKLDSISVIGWSDGGIVGLQMGISGKSKIKKIVAMGANLQPDSTAIYSWATKDVQNLKKMIASKIKEKDTSENWNLTKQLCGLLTDQPSIATKDLSKIKAKVLVIAGDRDVIRNEHTVEIFENIPKAQLCIMPGETHFAPASSPELFNALANKFLSEPFKRPDSDWTKWGK
- a CDS encoding L-ribulose-5-phosphate 4-epimerase codes for the protein MSSQYKDLKQECYEANMQLNALNLVVYTFGNVSAVDRKNGVFAIKPSGVPYEDLKPEDIVIVDFDNNVIEGTMRPSSDTKTHAYLYKHWPNIGGVAHTHATYSVAWAQSQLDIPIFGTTHADHLTADIPCAPPMADHLIEGNYEHNTGIQILDCFKEKNLSYEEVEMILIGNHGPFAWGKNAAKAVYNSKVLEVVAEMAYLTLQINPNAPRLKDSLIKKHYNRKHGKDSYYGQ
- a CDS encoding OsmC family protein, whose translation is MTFKHLFKTEANWTAKQNPADSYKRFYSKSHQIKIEGKPVLDVSAAKAFKGDPELYNPEDLLLSSLVSCHMMSYLYVCSQNGIEVLEYSDNAEATLEVNPDGSGRFVEARLYPKVKISNPDKIELALELHQKANQLCFIANSCNFSILHHAVCEAV
- a CDS encoding aldose epimerase family protein: MNVLKRSLFILSLLGTAIVLVQCKNDKKADTEKVAADEKALVTIDKSEYGTTAKGEKVESYKLKNQNGMEVDIITFGGRITDLKVPNKEGVSENVVIGFNSLAQYEKENPFFGALIGRYGNRIAKGKFSLDGKEYQLAINNAPNALHGGPQGFFNVVWKADEVKSGETASLKLSYVSKDLEEGYPGNLKVFVTYTLTNDNQLEVLYEATTDKKTVVNLTQHSYFNLSGDFTKTILDHELTLNADKLVPVDADLIPTGKLEDVAGTPFDFRTPKLIGKDINAKNDQLEKGKGYDHCWVLNNPEKGKTIIAKVYHAASGRVMEMTTDEPGIQFYSGNFLDGTLPMPNGGTFAHRTGLCLETEHYPDSPNQKNFPTTVLNPGENYKTKTTFKFSVKK
- the pth gene encoding aminoacyl-tRNA hydrolase; this encodes MIKWITKLFSSPSKEENIEDNMKKYLIVGLGNIGAEYVNTRHNIGFKVLDFFAKKEGLSFETVKLGSLAEYKFKGRTFFLLKPNTYMNLSGKAVKYWMDKENIPLENILVITDDLNLSFGTIRIKPKGSDGGHNGLKNINLVLNTQNYTRYRFGISDQFKKGQQVDYVLGEWTPEEEAKLPERLETSAEIIRTFGTAGLENTMTTFNGK
- a CDS encoding 50S ribosomal protein L25/general stress protein Ctc, whose protein sequence is MKSITIKGSERESVGKVSTKALRNAGQVPCVLYGGNQAVHFSADVTAFKNLVYTPNAHTVVIELGKGKSFNAILQDIQVHPVSDKILHIDFFQLFDDKEITMEVPVKIVGTSKGVLAGGVLRLNQRKLKVKALPANLPDFVEADITPLEMGNKLYVTKVGKPEYKIMHPDNTVVCQVRISRAAMKAAQEAAKAAKAPAKGKKK